The DNA segment GGACATATAAGTCCATGTGTTTGACATGTACTAAGAAAAAACTTTCAAAAGTTGTTATGTGAAAAACATATTATGTAAAAAGGTCGcccctttaaatgttttaataagaGGCATTAGCCAAAAGCCATTGTAAATCGGTATATCACAAACATTTCAGCACAATGTGCGGACAAAACCAGGTTTGCAAAATGCGTGGAAGAGGATTAAAGTGCGCATGTGATGTCGGCTGGACAGGTAGGAACTGCACTCTAGATGTGGATGAATGCACGAAGAACCCATGCAAACATTCTGGATCTTGTGTCAATACAGTTGGTTCCTACACTTGCACGTGTCCAGTAGAGTGGCAAGGCAATGACTGTGAAGATGACGTAAACGAATGTATGTCTGATCCGTGCCGAAATTCTGGCAAGTGTGTAAACACAATCGGGTCATATAACTGCTCGTGTGCACCAAGTTGGCGGGGTAAAAACTGTACAGAAACGGACTGGTGTGCCAATACACCTTGTAAAAACTCAGCAACGTGTACAAATGCACGTGATACATATCAGTGCACGTGTGCTTCCGGTTGGAAGGGATTTAACTGCACCGATGACATTGATGAATGTGTATCAAACCCTTGTGTTAATGCTGTGTTTTGTAATAACACCTTCGGTTCCTATACATGCACGTGCACACAAGGTTGGGAAGGTAAAAACTGTGACAAGGACATAGATGAATGCGCATCTACACCATGTGCAAACTCTGGGGTTTGTGCTAATGTACAGGGGTCTTATAAATGCGCATGCGCTCCCGGCTGGCAAGGTGACAACTGTGAAAATGATATTAATGAATGTAATGTGAATCCATGCCAGCATGCAAGCACGTGCAGTAACATCGCTGGTTCTTACACATGCGCATGCGCACTAGGCTGGCAAGGTGAAAACTGCATATACAAAGATAGCTGCCTATATTCACCATGCGAAAATAACGCCACATGTACCAGTATTCGAGATAGATATCAATGCGCATGCGCATCTGGATGG comes from the Mercenaria mercenaria strain notata chromosome 9, MADL_Memer_1, whole genome shotgun sequence genome and includes:
- the LOC123547045 gene encoding fibropellin-1-like isoform X2 → MHRGHCNNTVGSWTCDCLEGWTGFQHCEDLDNTTDIRLCMPGWMGDWCADLCLNDTMCGQNQVCKMRGRGLKCACDVGWTGRNCTLDVDECTKNPCKHSGSCVNTVGSYTCTCPVEWQGNDCEDDVNECMSDPCRNSGKCVNTIGSYNCSCAPSWRGKNCTETDWCANTPCKNSATCTNARDTYQCTCASGWKGFNCTDDIDECVSNPCVNAVFCNNTFGSYTCTCTQGWEGKNCDKDIDECASTPCANSGVCANVQGSYKCACAPGWQGDNCENDINECNVNPCQHASTCSNIAGSYTCACALGWQGENCIYKDSCLYSPCENNATCTSIRDRYQCACASGWKGINCSDDVDECTSAAPCKNQGTCNNTLGSYMCTCSAGWQGDVCDVDVNECLATPCNKSYTCKNTQGSFSCEPFKKGSSASSKASVIAGAVIGPMVVLGGVATGLLVFKHKFW
- the LOC123547045 gene encoding neurogenic locus notch homolog protein 2-like isoform X1 gives rise to the protein MYLSYHFLLFVYYYSYQEPRLFHQLGIIRSVVVSLVPTMRDARTINLVCATQDTRVQHAMMILTSVKLATPVCTEVIVTTRCDCLEGWTGFQHCEDLDNTTDIRLCMPGWMGDWCADLCLNDTMCGQNQVCKMRGRGLKCACDVGWTGRNCTLDVDECTKNPCKHSGSCVNTVGSYTCTCPVEWQGNDCEDDVNECMSDPCRNSGKCVNTIGSYNCSCAPSWRGKNCTETDWCANTPCKNSATCTNARDTYQCTCASGWKGFNCTDDIDECVSNPCVNAVFCNNTFGSYTCTCTQGWEGKNCDKDIDECASTPCANSGVCANVQGSYKCACAPGWQGDNCENDINECNVNPCQHASTCSNIAGSYTCACALGWQGENCIYKDSCLYSPCENNATCTSIRDRYQCACASGWKGINCSDDVDECTSAAPCKNQGTCNNTLGSYMCTCSAGWQGDVCDVDVNECLATPCNKSYTCKNTQGSFSCEPFKKGSSASSKASVIAGAVIGPMVVLGGVATGLLVFKHKFW